A window of Streptomyces sp. NBC_01241 genomic DNA:
TTCAGCTGGGCTCCCGCGGCGAGCGTCGACTCGTTGTCGCGCAGGGTGTCGCGCAGCAGCGCCATCGTGCCCCGGACGTGCGAGAAGTGCCGCGCGAACTCGCCGAAGAACTCGTCGCTGGTGACCAGGGAGCCCTCCGCGGGGTCCTTGCGCCGGGTCAGCTCGCGCAGTTCGTCGAGCATGCGCCGCCCGACGCCCTGCGACCAGGCGGCCTGGTGCAGGCCGGCCAGCAGAGCAGGGCTGAGCCAGTGCGTGGAACGGCCTCGGCGGGCGTTCTCCGGGCCGATGCCGAACACGTACTTGTCCTCGACCAGCACGTCCTCGGCCCGGTAGTCGAGACTGGCGGTCGCGCGCAGTCCGAGCATCTCCCAGTTGTCGCTGATCCGCACGGCCGAGCGGGGAACGAGGCAGACCAGCCGCTCCCCGGTCTCCTCGACCGTCGCCGCGAGATTGAGGTGCGTGGCCATGGACACCCCGGGAGCGAACTGCCAGACGCCGCTCACCCGGTAGCCGCCGTCGACCCGTACGGCCCGGCCGGTGAACGAGGTCGACTGCCCCGCCACCAGCGGGCACCCGCCGTCGGCGAAGAGCTCGGTCACCGCCTCGTCGCCCAGGTAGGTGGCCGCCGTCGCCGTCTCACTCGTGACGGCGCGCACGAGCCAGCCCAGCGAGGCGTCGGCGTGCGACAGCTTCTCCACCACATGCAGGACCTGCAGGGGCGAAGCCTCCATGCCGCCGAGTTCGGCCGGCACGTGCAGCTTGAAGATTCCGCTGTCGCGGAGTGCGTCCTGCACCACGGGGGTCGGACGGCGCAGCCGCTCGCTGTCCGCGGCCTCGCTCTGCAGGAGCGGGTAGATCTCGTCCAGTTTCTCCAGCAGCCCGGAGAATTCCTCTTCCACCTGCGTGTGGACCGTCACGGTCGGCTCCTTTCGGACTGCGCGCCGTCCTTGGCGTTGTCTTCGGCGTCCTGGGCCAGCGCGCTCCACTGGCCGCGGTAGAAGAGCAGGGGCCGGGTGTCGTCCTGCTGGCCGTAGGACAGCACACGCCCGAGCACCAGGGCGTGGTCCCCGCCGTCGTAGCCCGCCCATGGCGTGCACTGGAAGTACGCCAGTGAACCGTTGATCCGCGGCGCCACGTCGTCCCCGACCCATTCGATGGGCTGGGACTGCGGCTTGCCCGCGAAGTGGAGCGCGGTGTCGAGCTGGTTGTCGCCGAGGACATTGACCGCGAAGGGGCGTTCGAGCAGATACGTCAGTGCGCGCGAGGTCCGCTGCATGGAGACCAGCACCAGGGGCGGGTCCAGGGACACCGAGGTGAAGGAGTTCACCGTGACCCCGTAGTAGCTGTCGTCCGCCTGGTAGGTGAGCACGACGACGCCGGTGGCGAAGTTGCCCAGCGTATTGCGAAGTTGACGGGGATCGGCGAGCGATGGGATCGCGGCGCTGGACGCGAGGGTCTTGGCGTCAGCGGCTTTCTCATAGATCTCGGAGTCCCACATGATGTCGGTCATCCCGAACCTCCTGGATGAATCGTGGGTTCGGCCCCCGAACGGAGGCCGGGGGCGGTACCGGCAGCCGCGTGCGTCGGACGCGGCTGCCGGCCTGGGGGTCAATGCGCCTCTGCGACGGCTTCCTCGCCCGCGACGAAAGAGGTGCCGGTGCCTTCGGGCAGCCATTTCCGCAGCACCGGGTAGAGGGCGAGCGACAGGGCGAACGAGACCAGGAAGCCGAGGGCGAAGACATCGGTGGCCATCAGGACCATGCCGACGGCGCCGGACAGGACCAGCGTGATGACTCCGGCCCAGTTCCACTTCTCCACCCGGTGCGTGCGGGCGTCGTACCGTGCCCGTCGCACCAGGTAGTAGTCCGCGATCATCACGCCGCACATGCCGAGGGTCATGGCTCC
This region includes:
- a CDS encoding acyl-CoA dehydrogenase family protein, with protein sequence MTVHTQVEEEFSGLLEKLDEIYPLLQSEAADSERLRRPTPVVQDALRDSGIFKLHVPAELGGMEASPLQVLHVVEKLSHADASLGWLVRAVTSETATAATYLGDEAVTELFADGGCPLVAGQSTSFTGRAVRVDGGYRVSGVWQFAPGVSMATHLNLAATVEETGERLVCLVPRSAVRISDNWEMLGLRATASLDYRAEDVLVEDKYVFGIGPENARRGRSTHWLSPALLAGLHQAAWSQGVGRRMLDELRELTRRKDPAEGSLVTSDEFFGEFARHFSHVRGTMALLRDTLRDNESTLAAGAQLNDEQETMSRLACSLATRTALEISQLVHRFAGAQVMRDGVLQRFFRDSHAGSQHRGSSHIVTQKCGRMLSGTLPAGSHWGFFDLVVPEPAATDA
- a CDS encoding flavin reductase family protein, whose translation is MTDIMWDSEIYEKAADAKTLASSAAIPSLADPRQLRNTLGNFATGVVVLTYQADDSYYGVTVNSFTSVSLDPPLVLVSMQRTSRALTYLLERPFAVNVLGDNQLDTALHFAGKPQSQPIEWVGDDVAPRINGSLAYFQCTPWAGYDGGDHALVLGRVLSYGQQDDTRPLLFYRGQWSALAQDAEDNAKDGAQSERSRP